In a single window of the Leptospira sanjuanensis genome:
- the guaB gene encoding IMP dehydrogenase, which yields MSNQTYRDSEYLDGLSGDELFSLQIGLTYRDFLVLPGYIDFHPSEVELETRLTRNIKLKRPFISSPMDTVTESQMAIAQALMGGIGIIHYNNTIEEQVALVEKVKRFENGFITDPVILGPKNVIRDLDWIKEHKGFTGIPVTEDGTRNSKLVGIVTNRDIDFEKNREITLDKVMTTNIITGKAGITLQDANDIIKKSKIGKLPIVDSDGKLVSLVSRSDLKKNKEFPDASKDERKRLRCGAAVSTLLESRDRVAALYEAGVDVIIIDSAQGNSNYQIEMIQFIKKEFKNLEVVGGNVVTRGQAENLIRAGADGLRIGMGPGSICITQDTMAVGRAQATAIFQTAKHAAKYDVPVIADGGISNIGDIANALAIGASTCMMGFMFAGTSEAPGEYFYENGIRLKKYRGMASIEAMKAGGDKRYFNEGQKVKVAQGVSGSVVDRGSILNFIPYLSQGLRLSFQDMGYKSIPEIHKALRDGKLRFERRSESAQAQGSVHGLYSFSAPTMRAE from the coding sequence ATGTCAAACCAAACTTACCGCGACTCCGAATATTTAGACGGACTATCCGGAGACGAACTTTTCAGTCTTCAGATCGGCCTAACTTACAGAGATTTTCTCGTCCTCCCTGGATATATCGACTTCCATCCCTCCGAAGTTGAGCTTGAAACCAGACTGACTCGAAATATAAAACTGAAGAGACCTTTTATAAGTTCACCGATGGACACGGTGACCGAATCCCAGATGGCTATCGCACAAGCTTTGATGGGTGGAATCGGAATCATTCATTACAACAACACGATCGAAGAACAGGTCGCTCTCGTGGAAAAGGTAAAACGTTTCGAAAACGGTTTTATCACCGATCCTGTGATTCTCGGACCAAAGAACGTCATTCGCGATTTGGATTGGATCAAAGAACACAAAGGGTTTACCGGAATTCCCGTCACCGAAGATGGAACCCGAAATTCTAAACTTGTTGGAATCGTAACCAACAGGGATATCGATTTTGAAAAGAATCGCGAGATCACTTTGGATAAAGTGATGACCACAAACATCATCACGGGAAAAGCGGGTATCACTTTACAAGATGCAAACGACATCATTAAGAAATCTAAGATCGGAAAATTACCGATTGTGGATTCTGATGGAAAGTTGGTGTCACTTGTAAGTCGTTCCGACTTAAAGAAGAACAAAGAATTTCCGGACGCCTCCAAAGACGAACGCAAACGACTTCGCTGCGGAGCGGCGGTTTCTACGTTGCTCGAATCTAGAGACAGAGTCGCGGCGCTTTACGAAGCGGGTGTGGACGTAATCATCATCGACTCCGCGCAAGGAAACTCGAACTATCAGATCGAGATGATTCAATTTATCAAAAAAGAATTTAAGAATCTGGAAGTCGTCGGCGGAAACGTAGTAACCCGCGGACAAGCGGAGAATCTAATCCGCGCAGGAGCCGACGGGCTCCGAATCGGAATGGGGCCGGGTTCGATTTGTATCACGCAGGATACGATGGCGGTGGGAAGAGCGCAAGCGACCGCAATCTTTCAGACCGCAAAACACGCCGCAAAATACGATGTTCCCGTGATCGCCGACGGAGGAATTTCCAATATCGGAGATATCGCGAACGCATTGGCGATCGGTGCTTCCACTTGTATGATGGGATTCATGTTCGCCGGAACCAGCGAGGCTCCGGGAGAGTATTTTTACGAGAACGGAATCCGTCTCAAGAAATACAGAGGAATGGCATCCATCGAAGCGATGAAAGCGGGCGGGGACAAACGTTACTTCAACGAAGGTCAAAAGGTAAAAGTGGCTCAAGGAGTCAGCGGATCGGTTGTTGATAGGGGGTCGATCCTGAACTTCATTCCTTACTTATCTCAGGGTCTGCGTCTTTCGTTCCAAGACATGGGTTATAAATCGATACCGGAAATTCATAAAGCGCTCCGAGATGGAAAACTCCGTTTTGAAAGAAGATCCGAGTCCGCACAGGCGCAAGGATCCGTTCACGGATTGTATTCTTTCAGCGCCCCGACGATGAGGGCAGAATAA
- a CDS encoding outer membrane lipoprotein-sorting protein, translated as MIRILAISVGFVALTFFSGETNPQGSNNSIRVAQELVARLDQALLKSNQGLIKANLILIRRSGETWSWDVSIFRKEEDTLYLFESRGRGLEYKILVKDEGEQIYAFNVLSKKIFRKVDEEKYESHLATGFSFIDLSGVSYQANYNPIVQSDLKTADHSFKRVSLKPIIPYFYSKLILLLDSDSLRPTRLDFHDRDGVLFKTMNIKYGPVKVKQNQKFVKEEHANRLEMLDLNTGSISVLEYTEIDKEVKPDPSLFDLANLNR; from the coding sequence TTGATTCGGATTCTTGCGATTTCGGTAGGTTTCGTTGCGCTGACTTTTTTCAGCGGAGAAACAAACCCGCAAGGATCCAACAATTCGATCCGAGTCGCACAAGAATTGGTTGCAAGACTCGATCAGGCTCTCCTCAAATCCAATCAGGGATTGATCAAGGCCAATTTGATTCTCATCCGAAGAAGCGGAGAAACCTGGAGTTGGGACGTAAGCATTTTTCGAAAGGAAGAAGACACTCTCTACCTGTTTGAAAGCCGAGGTCGAGGACTGGAATATAAAATTTTGGTCAAAGACGAAGGCGAACAGATCTATGCGTTCAACGTGCTATCCAAAAAGATTTTCCGAAAAGTCGACGAGGAAAAATACGAATCGCATTTAGCGACCGGTTTCAGCTTTATCGATCTTTCCGGGGTCTCGTATCAGGCGAACTACAACCCCATCGTTCAAAGCGATTTGAAAACCGCGGATCATTCCTTCAAACGGGTTTCGTTGAAACCGATCATTCCGTATTTTTATTCGAAGCTGATTTTACTTTTGGATTCCGATTCGTTGCGGCCGACCCGACTCGACTTTCACGACCGGGACGGGGTCTTGTTCAAAACGATGAACATCAAATACGGACCGGTGAAAGTGAAACAAAATCAGAAATTCGTCAAGGAAGAACACGCGAACCGATTGGAAATGCTCGATCTGAACACTGGTTCCATCAGCGTATTAGAATATACTGAAATAGACAAGGAAGTCAAACCCGATCCTTCCCTGTTCGATCTCGCGAACCTGAACCGATAG
- a CDS encoding 16S rRNA (uracil(1498)-N(3))-methyltransferase, protein MEESILFRRDWTGDETFPLDRDEISHLKALRIFSEDKILRVLSGTGSEWIYETKANSLQGILKETKHHPRTESISGIATAIPKGNRLEWLLQKGTELGLTHFYFLNFEQSDRKDFNLKRAEKIAEEAAAQSKRIFLPEIYAPVSLKEFLHSQKDTKHSLYQFDPRGEAGLQPEFFRNSIWIIGPEGGFREKEKSLFKERNVIGVKAGDSILRIETAGVFAASLFRYFTY, encoded by the coding sequence TTGGAAGAATCGATTCTTTTCAGAAGGGACTGGACGGGGGACGAAACGTTCCCGCTCGATCGGGACGAAATCTCCCATCTCAAAGCGCTTCGTATATTTTCGGAAGATAAGATTCTCCGTGTTTTAAGCGGAACCGGAAGCGAATGGATCTACGAAACGAAGGCGAATTCTTTGCAGGGAATCTTGAAGGAAACGAAACACCATCCGCGAACGGAATCGATTTCCGGAATCGCGACGGCGATTCCGAAGGGAAACCGATTGGAATGGCTTTTGCAAAAAGGAACCGAACTCGGATTAACGCATTTTTATTTTCTCAACTTCGAACAATCCGATCGAAAGGATTTCAATCTCAAACGCGCCGAAAAGATCGCGGAAGAAGCCGCCGCTCAGTCTAAACGGATTTTTTTACCGGAAATTTACGCTCCTGTTTCTCTGAAGGAGTTCCTACATTCTCAAAAAGATACGAAACATTCTCTGTATCAATTCGATCCGAGGGGAGAAGCGGGGTTGCAACCGGAGTTTTTTCGAAATTCGATCTGGATCATCGGACCGGAAGGCGGCTTTCGGGAAAAGGAAAAAAGTCTATTCAAAGAAAGGAATGTGATCGGAGTAAAGGCGGGAGATTCGATATTAAGAATCGAGACCGCCGGAGTTTTCGCGGCCTCTTTGTTTCGTTACTTTACTTATTGA
- the thiS gene encoding sulfur carrier protein ThiS yields the protein MKVNGKPLSLSELEEPRISSLLEYLKLRPEMVAIQKNGNILKREFWNKTSLEDGDQVEILRFVGGG from the coding sequence ATGAAAGTTAACGGAAAACCGCTTTCCCTTTCCGAACTCGAAGAACCGAGGATTTCATCCTTATTAGAATATTTGAAACTTAGACCGGAAATGGTTGCCATTCAGAAAAACGGAAACATTCTCAAACGGGAATTTTGGAACAAAACCTCTTTGGAAGACGGCGATCAAGTGGAGATTTTAAGATTTGTCGGCGGGGGCTAA
- a CDS encoding thiamine phosphate synthase — translation MSAGAKTSSWPAPGIYPILDRDFCSKRDLDLFSLPELWLEVPDLVPFVQIRAKGVSNSILESIVKKLQDRYPTILWILNDYWKQARDWNCFGAHVGKEDYESLNEEEKKNLSESKLYLGTSSHTLEEIKALDSSLWNYTGLGPIFPTDNKDDAKSAVGTKDLRRIANEAPLPVTLIGGIQVDNLDRILAQAPFLLSSISMACLEKEFRAAVKKIRGQIR, via the coding sequence TTGTCGGCGGGGGCTAAGACTTCTTCTTGGCCGGCGCCGGGAATTTATCCGATCCTCGACCGGGATTTTTGTAGTAAAAGAGATCTGGATTTGTTTTCGCTTCCCGAACTTTGGTTGGAAGTTCCGGATCTGGTTCCCTTTGTTCAGATCCGAGCCAAAGGAGTTTCCAATTCGATCTTAGAATCGATCGTAAAGAAGCTGCAGGATCGTTATCCGACCATCCTTTGGATTTTGAACGACTATTGGAAACAGGCGAGGGATTGGAATTGTTTCGGAGCTCATGTCGGAAAAGAAGACTATGAGTCGTTGAACGAAGAAGAGAAAAAAAATCTCTCGGAATCCAAACTCTATTTAGGAACTTCGTCTCATACGTTGGAAGAAATCAAGGCCTTGGATTCTTCCCTTTGGAATTACACCGGGCTCGGACCGATTTTTCCGACCGATAACAAAGACGACGCAAAGTCGGCCGTCGGGACAAAGGATTTGAGAAGAATCGCAAACGAAGCTCCGTTGCCCGTAACGTTGATCGGCGGGATTCAGGTCGATAATCTGGATCGAATCTTAGCCCAAGCTCCGTTTCTCCTTTCGAGCATTTCCATGGCTTGTTTAGAGAAGGAATTTCGGGCCGCCGTGAAAAAAATACGCGGGCAAATTCGGTAA
- a CDS encoding WecB/TagA/CpsF family glycosyltransferase, translating to MKKPGEIIHLSAKDDRDYLLDYQVIQTETLGKTDILGVPFDNVTQDESVAKIYRLLEEKEKFHHILFLDPIKIMSVRKGKKLHRITEKATMILAEGAGLQWAAARLGKVLKERISPIALMMDLVRLCELRNYSIFMLGGKEDVIEKVYFTLSRHFPGVRIVGRHAGYMNPQRELMVKESIRKTSPNIIFLAMDFPEQEIWIENNTAFFGHSVIIGVSGSLDILSGKVRKAPNFFKLRGLIWLWRILSKPWRLFRLFRMFQFFTVVFFKSLFRKKS from the coding sequence ATGAAAAAGCCGGGTGAAATCATACATCTTTCCGCAAAGGACGATCGGGATTATCTTTTAGATTATCAGGTCATTCAGACGGAAACATTAGGGAAAACGGATATTCTCGGGGTTCCCTTCGATAACGTAACCCAGGACGAATCCGTGGCCAAGATTTATCGACTCTTGGAGGAAAAGGAAAAGTTTCATCACATTCTCTTTTTGGATCCGATCAAAATCATGTCGGTTCGAAAGGGAAAAAAACTCCATCGAATCACGGAAAAGGCGACGATGATCCTCGCGGAAGGCGCGGGACTTCAGTGGGCGGCCGCTCGCCTCGGAAAAGTTCTCAAGGAAAGAATTTCTCCGATCGCCTTGATGATGGACTTGGTCCGTCTTTGTGAACTTAGAAATTATTCCATATTCATGCTCGGCGGAAAAGAAGACGTGATTGAAAAAGTGTATTTCACACTTTCCCGACATTTTCCGGGAGTAAGAATCGTTGGTCGTCACGCGGGTTACATGAATCCGCAACGCGAACTGATGGTAAAAGAATCCATCCGTAAGACGAGCCCGAATATTATCTTTCTTGCAATGGATTTTCCGGAACAGGAAATTTGGATCGAAAACAACACTGCGTTCTTCGGACATTCCGTGATCATCGGAGTTAGCGGATCTTTGGATATTCTTTCCGGCAAGGTAAGAAAGGCGCCTAACTTTTTTAAACTGAGGGGTTTGATTTGGCTCTGGAGAATTTTGAGCAAACCTTGGAGACTCTTCCGTCTTTTTAGAATGTTCCAATTTTTTACGGTTGTTTTCTTTAAATCTCTCTTTAGAAAAAAATCCTAA
- the lysS gene encoding lysine--tRNA ligase, whose protein sequence is MLDAKESNELIQQRIQKIEELKKQGINPYPVRFFPDSKSKDIIERFEKTPTGPETKFKLGGRLHSKRVMGKASFAHLKDSAGIIQLYATRDDLGETSYSIFKSLDLGDIIGLEGYLFTTQKGEITLHVTSVELLAKCIRPLPVVKEKDGVVYDAFADVEQRYRMRYVDLVVNDHVRDTFITRSRIVSEIRSFLTNEGFLEVETPMMQPIAGGAAARPFVTHHNTLDMQLFLRIAPELYLKRLIVGGMDRVFELNRNFRNEGISTKHNPEFTMMEAYMAFGDMSSMLDLTERLIIHLARTICGTLKIQYGKDLIDLSSPWRRVTYVDIIKEYSGIDFSQITSLEEAKKKASELKVDVSKCNTIWKVADEVFSDKAEPNLIQPVFITDYPKELSPLAKSNPDKPDYVERFEPYIAGREIGNAFTELNDPFDQKERFEDQVKQREAGDDEAFMMDEDYIRALEYGMPPTGGLGIGIDRLVMLLTNSHSIRDTILFPLMRPE, encoded by the coding sequence ATGTTAGACGCAAAAGAATCCAACGAGCTCATTCAGCAAAGAATTCAAAAAATCGAAGAATTAAAGAAACAAGGGATCAATCCGTACCCGGTCCGTTTTTTTCCGGATTCAAAATCGAAGGACATCATCGAACGATTCGAAAAAACTCCGACCGGACCCGAAACCAAATTCAAGTTAGGCGGAAGACTTCATTCCAAACGAGTGATGGGAAAAGCGAGTTTCGCGCATTTAAAGGACAGCGCGGGAATCATACAACTCTATGCGACCCGGGACGACCTCGGAGAAACTTCCTATTCCATCTTTAAATCGCTCGATCTCGGAGATATCATCGGACTCGAAGGATATCTCTTCACGACGCAAAAGGGAGAAATCACTCTGCACGTCACTTCGGTGGAACTTCTCGCGAAGTGCATCCGCCCTCTTCCGGTCGTAAAAGAAAAGGACGGGGTTGTATACGACGCGTTCGCCGACGTCGAACAAAGATACAGAATGCGTTACGTGGATCTCGTCGTGAACGATCACGTCCGCGACACCTTCATTACGAGAAGCAGAATCGTTTCCGAAATCAGAAGTTTTCTTACCAACGAAGGATTTCTCGAAGTGGAAACTCCGATGATGCAGCCGATTGCGGGCGGTGCCGCGGCAAGACCGTTCGTGACCCATCACAACACGCTCGACATGCAGTTGTTTTTAAGAATCGCCCCGGAACTCTATCTCAAACGTTTGATCGTAGGCGGAATGGATCGTGTATTCGAATTGAACCGCAACTTCCGAAACGAAGGGATTTCCACCAAACACAACCCTGAGTTTACGATGATGGAAGCTTACATGGCTTTCGGAGACATGAGTTCGATGCTCGATCTGACCGAAAGACTGATCATTCATCTGGCCCGGACGATCTGTGGAACCTTAAAAATCCAATACGGCAAGGATTTGATCGATCTTTCTTCTCCTTGGAGAAGAGTTACGTATGTGGATATCATCAAGGAATACAGCGGAATCGATTTTAGCCAAATCACTTCTTTGGAAGAAGCGAAGAAAAAAGCTTCCGAATTGAAAGTGGACGTTTCTAAGTGCAATACGATCTGGAAAGTCGCGGATGAAGTTTTTTCCGACAAAGCGGAACCGAATCTGATTCAACCGGTGTTCATCACCGATTATCCGAAAGAACTCTCTCCTCTTGCAAAATCCAATCCGGATAAACCGGATTATGTGGAACGTTTCGAACCGTACATTGCGGGAAGAGAAATCGGAAACGCATTTACGGAGTTAAACGATCCGTTCGATCAAAAGGAACGATTCGAAGATCAGGTAAAACAAAGAGAAGCGGGCGACGACGAAGCGTTTATGATGGACGAAGATTATATCCGGGCGTTGGAATACGGAATGCCTCCTACGGGAGGACTTGGAATCGGGATTGATCGTTTGGTGATGCTATTGACCAACTCCCATTCGATCCGAGATACCATTCTTTTTCCTTTGATGAGACCGGAATAA
- a CDS encoding glycosyltransferase family 2 protein: MRNDPAFSVESKNSKNLRYYRDQIWITRLFLLLTILACTFASIEMVRVFWEQLLDHRPFAAIGQIAFTIIIVLLTYGNFVYQFTRLGYFKRLLLHSPPKREELEGIYAQNSPALAVLVPSYKEELDIVRETLLSAALQDYPNRRVVLLIDDPPQPKRYEDFEALQKMRELPRSLQKEFNDAASPFLHARKEYLDRKLSHQSKVLAETERLIQLYENASSWFQNRIGSYDDASVKKDLPEHTRRFMKERFFQEWSNLHSERASELRELLNDGGANSERIEREYNRLASLFSVQFSTFERKKYLNLSHLPNKAMNLNSYIDLIGKKWKEREESHGILLEEVHGKQFSFEVPSADLLITLDADSVLLPDYILKLANVLTSPSMKRVAVAQTPYSSFPGAPNVLERMAGATTDIQYQIHQGFTHWRATFWVGANAMLRYQALLDIKTVFKERGYTISKYIQDNTVIEDTESSIDLLDVNWNLYNYPERLAYSATPPDFGSLLIQRRRWANGGLIILPKLLRHVFQWPWRFAKFAEAFFRVHYLGSIAAVNIGLVILMGTPLGEGIETYWIAVSSLPYFFLYGMDLVEMEYKWSDVFRVYALNLLLIPVNLAGVFMSINQAITGKQIPFSRTPKVIGRTAMPALYVIAEYSLLAQLLFGFVTNFIHRNWVYSMYNLGNAILLGYAIVKFIGLKSCWEDILLSLSKQPEIVETVAHLVEKRVAIDPEGAMIYTGETSEEDPISS; encoded by the coding sequence ATGAGAAACGATCCAGCTTTTTCCGTGGAATCCAAGAATTCGAAAAACCTCCGGTATTATCGGGACCAGATCTGGATTACAAGACTCTTTCTTCTTCTGACAATTCTCGCGTGTACGTTTGCGAGCATCGAGATGGTTCGTGTCTTCTGGGAGCAATTGCTCGATCACAGACCCTTTGCCGCGATCGGTCAAATCGCCTTTACGATTATCATCGTCCTCTTAACCTACGGGAACTTCGTTTATCAATTTACGCGACTCGGTTATTTCAAAAGACTTCTGCTACATTCTCCTCCGAAACGAGAAGAATTGGAAGGGATCTATGCGCAGAATTCTCCGGCTCTCGCCGTGCTCGTTCCTTCTTACAAAGAGGAATTGGATATCGTCCGTGAAACCCTTCTTTCCGCGGCCCTCCAGGATTATCCGAATCGAAGAGTGGTATTGTTAATCGACGATCCTCCTCAGCCGAAACGTTATGAGGATTTCGAAGCCCTTCAAAAGATGCGGGAACTGCCCCGATCTCTTCAAAAAGAATTCAACGATGCGGCTTCTCCTTTTCTTCATGCAAGAAAAGAATATTTAGACCGAAAACTTTCACATCAATCGAAAGTCCTCGCAGAAACCGAGCGGCTCATTCAACTCTATGAGAACGCTTCCTCTTGGTTCCAAAACCGCATCGGTTCTTATGACGATGCTTCCGTCAAAAAAGATCTGCCCGAACATACGCGCCGTTTTATGAAGGAACGTTTCTTCCAAGAATGGTCCAACCTTCATTCCGAAAGAGCGTCCGAACTGCGCGAACTTTTGAACGACGGCGGAGCTAATTCGGAAAGAATCGAACGCGAATACAACCGTTTGGCGTCCTTATTCTCCGTTCAATTTTCCACGTTCGAAAGAAAGAAGTATCTGAATCTTTCTCATCTTCCCAATAAGGCGATGAACTTGAACAGCTACATCGATCTCATAGGAAAAAAATGGAAGGAACGGGAAGAATCGCACGGAATTCTTCTGGAAGAAGTTCACGGAAAACAATTCAGTTTCGAAGTTCCTTCCGCGGATCTGCTGATTACCTTGGACGCGGACAGCGTTCTTTTACCGGACTATATTCTAAAATTGGCAAACGTTTTGACTTCTCCTTCCATGAAAAGAGTCGCGGTGGCTCAAACTCCGTACAGCTCCTTTCCGGGCGCGCCTAACGTGTTGGAAAGAATGGCGGGCGCAACGACCGACATTCAATATCAGATTCACCAAGGGTTTACGCATTGGCGTGCGACGTTTTGGGTCGGCGCAAACGCTATGCTTCGCTATCAAGCCCTTCTCGATATCAAAACCGTTTTCAAAGAACGCGGTTATACGATCAGCAAATACATCCAAGACAATACCGTCATCGAAGACACGGAATCGAGCATCGATCTTTTGGATGTGAACTGGAATCTTTACAACTATCCGGAACGACTCGCTTACAGCGCGACTCCTCCCGACTTCGGTTCTCTTTTGATTCAAAGAAGAAGATGGGCCAACGGAGGACTCATCATTCTTCCGAAACTTCTGCGTCACGTGTTTCAGTGGCCCTGGCGATTCGCAAAATTCGCGGAAGCCTTCTTCCGAGTTCATTATCTCGGATCGATCGCCGCAGTGAACATCGGACTTGTCATTCTTATGGGAACTCCGCTCGGAGAGGGAATCGAAACCTATTGGATCGCCGTATCTTCGCTTCCGTATTTCTTTTTATACGGAATGGATCTCGTCGAAATGGAATACAAATGGAGCGACGTTTTCCGTGTGTATGCACTGAACCTTCTTTTGATTCCGGTAAACTTAGCCGGGGTTTTCATGTCGATCAACCAAGCGATCACCGGAAAACAGATTCCGTTCAGCAGAACTCCGAAAGTAATCGGAAGAACCGCGATGCCCGCTCTTTACGTCATCGCCGAATATTCTCTTTTGGCGCAGCTGTTGTTCGGGTTCGTTACGAACTTCATCCACAGAAACTGGGTTTATTCGATGTACAATTTGGGGAACGCGATTCTTTTAGGATATGCGATCGTAAAATTCATCGGACTCAAATCGTGTTGGGAAGACATTCTTCTCTCCCTATCCAAACAACCGGAGATCGTCGAAACGGTCGCTCATCTCGTCGAAAAGAGAGTGGCCATCGATCCCGAAGGCGCGATGATTTATACCGGCGAAACTTCGGAAGAAGATCCGATTTCCTCTTAA
- a CDS encoding polysaccharide deacetylase family protein codes for MKQIDFLFRVPILWIGIFWVSFQTCNSPAFSPRPREQQTTAASATANSKGIPVLIYHEIVTDTQKEYGETVISLERFEEQMRYLHTKGYNPIPMKDLLAYMRNGKKLPDRSIVLNFDDGWKNALNAVPILERYSFPASFWIIAGPKGIGNGEYMEWTEIQTLAKNPKFEIGSHTYSHPWNPKDNLVTWVDGKVPGKGDKEALFELKESKSILEKKLGVPVDFLAWPCGWFNEKLIKLAVKAGYKAILTTQEGANLPGDDPLRIKRVFIDGKCDLASFIEQLENPRYIVCQKGQRPTQGNSPYSY; via the coding sequence TTGAAACAAATCGATTTTCTGTTTCGAGTACCGATTCTTTGGATCGGAATCTTCTGGGTTTCATTCCAAACTTGTAATTCTCCCGCTTTTTCCCCGCGCCCTCGCGAACAACAAACAACCGCGGCCTCCGCGACCGCTAATTCGAAAGGAATTCCGGTTCTGATCTATCACGAGATCGTAACCGACACGCAAAAAGAATACGGAGAAACCGTGATTTCTTTGGAACGATTCGAAGAACAGATGCGCTATCTGCACACCAAGGGTTACAATCCGATTCCAATGAAAGACCTCCTTGCCTATATGCGCAATGGTAAGAAACTTCCCGATCGTTCGATCGTTTTGAACTTCGACGACGGCTGGAAAAACGCGCTCAACGCCGTCCCGATTCTGGAACGTTATTCGTTTCCTGCTTCCTTTTGGATCATCGCCGGACCGAAAGGAATCGGAAACGGAGAATATATGGAATGGACCGAGATCCAAACCCTCGCTAAAAATCCAAAGTTCGAAATCGGTTCCCATACCTACAGTCATCCCTGGAACCCGAAAGATAACCTCGTTACTTGGGTGGACGGGAAAGTTCCCGGTAAAGGCGACAAAGAAGCCCTTTTCGAACTAAAAGAATCCAAAAGTATTTTGGAAAAGAAGTTAGGAGTTCCTGTTGATTTCCTTGCCTGGCCCTGCGGTTGGTTCAACGAGAAACTTATAAAATTAGCGGTGAAGGCCGGCTATAAGGCAATCTTAACAACCCAAGAAGGCGCCAATCTACCGGGGGATGATCCCTTGCGAATCAAACGGGTTTTTATCGATGGGAAATGCGACCTTGCATCCTTTATTGAACAATTGGAAAATCCACGATACATCGTGTGTCAAAAAGGACAGAGACCAACGCAGGGAAATTCCCCCTATTCCTATTAG
- a CDS encoding DUF1993 domain-containing protein, with the protein MLYEITILQFSKMLKNLNTILNQGAAHSESKKFDVQVLLNSRLAPDQFHLIKQIQTACDTAKLCVARLTGKEAPKHDDQEKTLAELRERIQSTLDYLVTFTEKDFSESNERKIFHPRWEGKFLTGREFAIQHAIPNFYFHVTTAYSILRHNGVDIGKKNYLGEMPLKNE; encoded by the coding sequence ATGCTTTATGAAATCACAATTCTCCAGTTTTCCAAAATGTTGAAAAACTTAAACACCATCCTGAATCAAGGAGCGGCCCACTCTGAATCCAAAAAATTCGACGTGCAAGTTCTTTTAAACTCGAGATTAGCGCCCGATCAGTTTCACTTGATCAAACAAATTCAAACCGCTTGCGATACGGCAAAGTTATGCGTTGCCCGTCTAACCGGTAAAGAAGCTCCGAAACACGACGATCAGGAAAAAACTCTTGCGGAACTTCGCGAAAGAATCCAATCCACGTTAGACTATCTTGTAACGTTCACGGAAAAAGACTTTTCCGAATCGAACGAACGCAAGATCTTTCATCCGCGCTGGGAAGGAAAATTTCTTACCGGCCGGGAGTTTGCGATTCAACACGCGATCCCGAACTTCTATTTTCATGTAACAACCGCCTATTCCATTCTTCGCCACAACGGCGTCGACATCGGAAAGAAGAATTACCTCGGCGAAATGCCGTTGAAAAACGAATAA
- a CDS encoding CDP-alcohol phosphatidyltransferase family protein — protein MIVQEKKPQELLEDRVFTVSNFLSVSRVFLLPFFITFTKTYMTSPERTEFLFYAILTCLLAVLTDYLDGFLARLLHQESVLGRYLDPVCDKIVTVGGLSVIVHYFRFPLWILIAYIIREILGIWLGSFLYLKRGIQGKPNWWGKFGVGLVAIAVLWYMCIPLIEFRIPGETILKHPEISGYVLVAILCAGIFAYSKRYWNIVFHPEKIQIDPEDKKTRKKYELV, from the coding sequence ATGATCGTTCAGGAAAAAAAACCGCAGGAACTTTTGGAAGACAGGGTTTTCACCGTCTCAAACTTTCTTTCCGTCAGCCGAGTTTTTCTTTTACCGTTTTTCATCACTTTCACAAAAACTTATATGACTTCGCCGGAAAGGACCGAATTCCTTTTCTATGCTATACTCACTTGTCTTTTGGCGGTTCTTACCGACTATCTTGACGGCTTTCTTGCAAGACTTCTTCATCAAGAATCGGTTCTCGGGAGATACTTAGATCCGGTCTGCGACAAGATCGTGACTGTCGGAGGACTTTCGGTCATCGTTCATTACTTCCGCTTTCCCCTTTGGATTCTCATCGCTTATATTATCCGAGAAATTTTAGGAATTTGGCTCGGTAGTTTTCTTTATCTCAAACGAGGAATTCAGGGGAAACCGAATTGGTGGGGAAAATTCGGAGTCGGATTGGTTGCGATCGCCGTTCTTTGGTATATGTGCATTCCATTGATCGAATTTAGAATTCCGGGCGAAACCATTCTCAAACATCCTGAAATTTCCGGTTACGTATTGGTCGCGATTCTTTGCGCGGGGATCTTCGCTTATTCGAAGCGTTACTGGAATATCGTTTTTCATCCGGAGAAGATTCAGATCGATCCCGAGGACAAAAAGACTCGAAAGAAATACGAGCTGGTTTGA